A genome region from Candidatus Binatia bacterium includes the following:
- a CDS encoding tetratricopeptide repeat protein, which produces MKLKCERSKYPSFLLGLLLPALAACASAQGYVEAGRRDLIFGDPNRAVVNFSRAAEIAPDRVHFSTFPEGALTYLGRAYYALGRLADARRTLEEAVSRYPNDNLAKLYFGLVLAREGDRARGLRYIEDGLRGVHEWLDYMEYRHHWRGQFWDPNKEIRSRIQKTLAMISSGQVDWPRLIAEAEWAGQHMEEEIDLARRDESDERSRDGDSRRKHRP; this is translated from the coding sequence ATGAAGCTCAAATGCGAGCGGTCGAAGTATCCATCTTTTTTACTCGGACTCTTGCTTCCGGCGCTTGCTGCATGCGCCTCGGCTCAAGGGTACGTCGAAGCCGGACGGAGGGATCTGATTTTTGGCGATCCGAACCGCGCGGTTGTCAACTTCAGTCGCGCCGCGGAGATAGCACCCGATCGCGTGCACTTCAGCACGTTCCCTGAAGGAGCTTTGACCTATCTCGGGCGGGCGTATTACGCGTTGGGAAGACTCGCCGACGCGCGCCGGACGCTTGAGGAGGCGGTATCACGATACCCGAACGATAATCTCGCCAAGCTTTATTTTGGTTTGGTGCTGGCTCGCGAGGGCGATCGGGCGCGCGGTTTACGCTACATCGAAGACGGCCTGCGCGGCGTTCACGAATGGCTCGATTACATGGAGTACCGGCACCACTGGCGCGGGCAGTTCTGGGACCCGAACAAAGAAATACGTTCGAGGATCCAAAAGACGCTCGCGATGATCTCCTCCGGACAAGTGGACTGGCCCAGGCTTATCGCCGAGGCGGAGTGGGCCGGACAGCACATGGAAGAGGAGATCGATCTCGCGCGCCGCGATGAGTCTGACGAGCGTTCCAGGGACGGTGATAGCCGAAGAAAGCATCGCCCCTGA
- a CDS encoding tetratricopeptide repeat protein, protein MRQAKSRFAGVESFLFTLGALSLLLAVSGCVTAQGYVEAGRRDLLFGDPKFAVVNFQQAADLAPDRLHFSVFPEGAWTYLGRAYYATGRLPEARQALERGASLSKDDHLARLYLGLVKLREGDRQRGVSDLESGLRGIHDWLDYVEFRRTSSYGQYWDSRKQIRTKIKTELAMISSGASPQELIAGGEWVGKRIEQEIDEARRDESDERSRDGDSRGGERP, encoded by the coding sequence ATGAGACAAGCCAAGTCGCGTTTTGCGGGAGTTGAAAGTTTTCTTTTTACCCTGGGCGCACTATCGCTCCTACTGGCCGTCTCCGGCTGCGTTACCGCCCAAGGTTACGTCGAAGCCGGCCGAAGGGATCTGCTTTTCGGCGATCCCAAATTCGCCGTGGTCAACTTTCAGCAAGCGGCGGATTTAGCCCCCGATCGCCTGCACTTCAGCGTGTTTCCCGAAGGAGCGTGGACTTATCTTGGCCGGGCGTACTACGCGACGGGAAGACTCCCCGAGGCGCGCCAGGCGCTGGAGCGTGGCGCTTCACTTTCCAAAGACGACCACCTGGCGAGGCTTTACCTCGGCCTGGTGAAGCTTCGCGAGGGTGACAGGCAGCGGGGAGTCAGCGACTTGGAGAGCGGTCTCAGGGGCATACACGATTGGCTCGATTACGTCGAGTTCCGTCGCACAAGTTCATACGGGCAGTACTGGGATTCGAGGAAGCAGATCCGCACCAAGATCAAAACGGAGCTTGCCATGATCTCTAGCGGCGCTTCCCCGCAAGAGCTGATCGCCGGCGGCGAGTGGGTGGGAAAACGGATCGAACAGGAGATCGACGAAGCGCGGCGGGACGAGAGCGACGAGCGCTCCCGAGACGGAGACAGCAGGGGAGGAGAGCGCCCGTAG
- a CDS encoding sodium:calcium antiporter: MADRLWLASAILLCIQWIFFHSMGIHASPEWQALSAGLGIFGAAFLLSWAAELAQFDIPQALALAFLALIAVLPEYAVDMYFAWTAGKDPQYTAYATANMTGANRLLIGMGWACVVFTYWLKTGKRSFELEPSHKVEILFLALATVYSFTIPLKAQLDLVDAVVLVSMFGLYIWRATRAAQVEPELEGPSEMIAHWGVRPRRLATVILFFLSGYTIFLAAEPFAEGLLATGRTFGIEEFVLVQWLAPLASESPEFIVAILFALRANPGASLGTLLSSKVNQWTLLVGMLPLVYMISAGRMTPMHMDQRQVEEILLTSAQSVFAVAVLINLCFSLAEAALLFVLFTTQLLIPDPTFRYFFSFLYIALTIGIFVLSKDSRKSLVALFRPAKKSSS, translated from the coding sequence ATGGCGGATCGGCTCTGGCTGGCATCGGCGATTTTGCTCTGCATCCAATGGATCTTCTTTCATTCCATGGGCATTCACGCCAGCCCGGAATGGCAAGCCCTCAGCGCCGGCCTGGGCATTTTTGGGGCGGCCTTTCTCCTTTCCTGGGCGGCCGAGCTCGCCCAGTTCGATATTCCGCAGGCGCTGGCATTGGCGTTTCTGGCTCTGATCGCGGTTTTGCCGGAGTACGCGGTCGATATGTATTTCGCCTGGACGGCAGGCAAAGATCCCCAGTACACCGCCTACGCGACTGCCAACATGACGGGCGCAAACCGCCTGCTCATCGGCATGGGTTGGGCGTGCGTGGTCTTTACCTACTGGCTGAAGACCGGCAAGCGGTCTTTCGAGCTTGAGCCCTCGCACAAGGTCGAGATCTTATTTCTCGCCCTGGCGACGGTCTACTCCTTTACGATCCCGCTGAAGGCCCAACTCGATCTTGTCGACGCCGTCGTTTTAGTTTCGATGTTCGGCCTGTACATCTGGCGCGCCACCCGGGCGGCCCAGGTGGAGCCGGAGCTCGAAGGGCCGTCGGAAATGATCGCCCACTGGGGAGTCCGGCCGCGGCGCTTGGCGACGGTGATCCTGTTTTTTCTCTCCGGATATACGATCTTCCTCGCCGCCGAGCCGTTTGCCGAAGGCCTCCTGGCCACGGGACGGACTTTCGGCATCGAAGAGTTTGTGCTGGTCCAGTGGCTCGCGCCGCTGGCCTCCGAGTCGCCCGAATTCATCGTGGCGATTCTCTTCGCCCTCAGAGCCAACCCGGGGGCGAGCCTCGGCACGCTGCTTTCCTCCAAAGTCAACCAGTGGACGCTATTGGTCGGGATGCTCCCGCTGGTCTATATGATTTCCGCCGGCCGGATGACGCCGATGCATATGGACCAGCGGCAAGTGGAAGAAATACTTTTAACCTCGGCGCAGTCTGTCTTCGCCGTTGCGGTGCTGATCAATCTCTGCTTCTCTCTCGCCGAAGCGGCTCTCTTGTTCGTTCTCTTTACCACCCAACTGTTGATTCCCGATCCCACGTTTCGCTACTTCTTCTCTTTTCTCTATATCGCCTTGACGATCGGAATTTTTGTCTTGAGCAAAGATAGTCGCAAATCTCTGGTCGCGCTTTTCCGGCCCGCCAAAAAATCTTCGTCCTAG
- a CDS encoding histidine phosphatase family protein: protein MRIFLLRHGATDWNLARRCQGTTDLELNETGLRQAAAAAHELSGEKIDAVYSSQLRRALQTAAAVGRLHHLTVIVEESLRELDHGEIEGLTFAEIQATRPDFLREWRDRPAEADIPGGERLAEVEKRAWDGLCRIVGRHGAENTLVIVSHNFPILAVLCRITGTPLNRYRSFHLDPGEIVRLSYDADDAWRVISKNGHLPLRQV from the coding sequence ATGAGGATTTTTCTGCTGCGGCACGGCGCCACCGACTGGAATCTGGCGCGGAGGTGCCAGGGAACGACCGACCTGGAGCTGAACGAGACCGGGCTCCGGCAGGCCGCGGCCGCGGCGCATGAGCTCAGCGGCGAGAAAATCGACGCGGTTTATTCCAGTCAACTCAGAAGGGCGCTCCAGACGGCCGCCGCCGTCGGCCGTCTTCACCATCTCACCGTGATCGTCGAAGAGAGTCTCCGCGAGCTCGACCACGGCGAGATTGAGGGACTGACGTTTGCAGAAATTCAGGCGACACGGCCGGATTTTCTGCGCGAGTGGCGGGACCGGCCCGCCGAGGCCGACATTCCCGGCGGCGAGCGGCTCGCCGAGGTCGAGAAGCGGGCGTGGGACGGTTTGTGCCGCATCGTCGGGCGCCACGGCGCCGAGAATACGCTCGTTATCGTGAGCCACAATTTTCCCATCCTCGCCGTTCTTTGCCGCATCACCGGAACGCCTCTCAACCGGTACCGGTCGTTTCATTTAGACCCGGGCGAAATCGTCCGTCTCAGCTACGATGCGGACGACGCGTGGCGCGTTATATCTAAAAACGGCCATCTCCCGCTGCGCCAAGTTTGA
- a CDS encoding SurA N-terminal domain-containing protein, whose translation MLDVLRKRKRSWVVTFLLGLVVVVFVLFYGGGKMGEHDSDKVAEVNGEVISQREFGTQYQKMIDVYRNLLKGELTPETLKNLKLKNSVMEDLIQQRLLLQETRRLGLEVTDEELMEAIARVPEFQIEGRFSKNRYLQLLRANRIHPGEFEEERRRELAVQKLYGVIQDAVRVSENEVREQYGFAQEKVSFNFIRLSAEDFLSQASVTEEESKNYYERNKAALAEPLKVQVEYIVYPSAHFVEQVQVGEKEIEDYYNRNRAAKFQQPRAVRLRHILARVQSGADSAQKAGARSKAETALKEARSGKDFAAAAKKYSEDPSAAQGGDLGWISPGQLLPSLDQAVFALKKSEVSGVLESPLGYHIFKAEDVKQEKSTALKEATPEIVRAVKAERGKIEAGRAVDADRQKAASGSELAALAKQRGLAVKMTPLFGVGEVFPDIAPMEEFRRAAFSLPVKEVGPAIEGANGYYLLRVTQRKEPTVPPMENVRAEIERRVKESKALALANKKALALLEQLKMEKDIHKVAKANGLQVGDTGWFLRGDAEIPKVGALQDARPGDIAISIYQPLADRPYTQKNTVYLFAFKESQGVDMERFEKEKTALLEQALQGKKQATAKKFIEILKAKARIAVEPAVLEGS comes from the coding sequence ATGCTTGATGTGTTGCGCAAACGGAAAAGGTCCTGGGTCGTGACGTTTCTCCTTGGGCTTGTTGTGGTCGTTTTCGTCCTTTTTTATGGCGGAGGAAAAATGGGCGAACACGACTCGGATAAGGTAGCCGAGGTCAACGGCGAAGTCATCAGCCAGAGGGAGTTTGGAACTCAGTATCAAAAGATGATCGACGTCTACCGCAATCTCCTCAAGGGCGAGTTGACGCCGGAGACGCTCAAAAACTTGAAACTTAAAAATAGCGTCATGGAAGATCTGATCCAACAGCGCCTGCTGCTTCAAGAAACGCGCCGGCTCGGCCTGGAGGTGACCGACGAAGAGCTTATGGAAGCGATCGCGCGCGTCCCCGAGTTCCAGATCGAAGGCCGCTTCAGCAAAAACCGTTACCTCCAGTTGCTGCGCGCGAACCGGATCCATCCCGGAGAATTCGAAGAAGAGCGGCGGCGGGAGCTGGCGGTCCAGAAGCTTTACGGCGTGATTCAGGACGCGGTCCGCGTCTCCGAGAACGAAGTGCGCGAGCAATACGGCTTCGCGCAGGAAAAAGTCTCGTTCAACTTTATCCGGCTCTCCGCGGAAGATTTTCTTTCCCAGGCGAGCGTCACGGAAGAGGAGAGCAAAAATTATTACGAGCGCAACAAGGCCGCGCTCGCCGAGCCGCTCAAGGTTCAAGTCGAATATATCGTTTATCCGTCCGCCCATTTCGTCGAGCAAGTCCAGGTCGGAGAGAAGGAGATCGAAGATTATTATAACCGCAACCGCGCCGCGAAGTTTCAACAGCCGCGAGCGGTCCGGCTGCGCCACATTTTGGCGCGCGTTCAGTCCGGAGCGGACAGCGCGCAAAAGGCCGGCGCACGCTCCAAGGCGGAGACGGCGCTCAAGGAAGCGCGGAGCGGAAAAGATTTTGCCGCGGCGGCGAAGAAATATTCCGAAGATCCGAGCGCGGCCCAGGGCGGAGACTTGGGCTGGATCAGTCCCGGCCAGTTGCTCCCGTCCCTGGATCAAGCCGTGTTCGCCCTGAAAAAAAGCGAAGTGAGCGGCGTCCTGGAAAGTCCTTTGGGCTACCACATCTTCAAAGCCGAAGACGTGAAGCAGGAAAAAAGCACCGCCCTCAAAGAGGCGACTCCGGAGATCGTCCGCGCCGTCAAGGCGGAGCGGGGAAAAATCGAGGCCGGCAGGGCGGTGGACGCGGACCGGCAGAAAGCGGCTTCGGGGAGCGAGCTCGCCGCGCTCGCCAAGCAGAGAGGCCTCGCCGTCAAAATGACTCCCTTGTTCGGCGTCGGCGAAGTTTTTCCGGACATAGCGCCGATGGAAGAATTTCGTCGCGCCGCGTTTTCGTTGCCCGTGAAGGAAGTCGGACCGGCCATCGAAGGCGCGAACGGCTATTATCTTTTGCGCGTGACCCAGAGAAAAGAGCCGACGGTTCCGCCGATGGAAAACGTGCGCGCCGAGATCGAGAGACGAGTCAAGGAATCGAAGGCGCTGGCCCTGGCGAACAAAAAGGCGTTGGCGCTCCTGGAGCAGTTGAAGATGGAAAAAGACATTCACAAGGTGGCCAAGGCGAACGGGCTTCAAGTCGGCGACACCGGATGGTTTCTCCGCGGCGACGCGGAGATTCCCAAAGTGGGCGCGCTTCAAGACGCCAGGCCGGGGGATATCGCGATTTCCATTTATCAACCTTTGGCCGACCGTCCCTACACGCAGAAAAACACCGTCTATCTTTTTGCCTTCAAGGAGAGCCAGGGTGTGGACATGGAGCGGTTTGAAAAAGAGAAGACGGCTCTTCTGGAGCAGGCTCTGCAGGGGAAGAAACAAGCGACGGCGAAAAAATTCATCGAGATTCTGAAAGCCAAAGCGCGCATAGCAGTGGAGCCGGCGGTTCTGGAAGGGAGCTGA
- a CDS encoding rod shape-determining protein, producing the protein MLNSLFSLFSNDLAIDLGTANTLIYVKNEGIVCNEPSVVAVQHKNERGGKKVLAVGAEAKKMLGRTPGSIVAIRPLKDGVIADFEITEAMLRYFIRKVQNRHSFVRPRIIIGVPFGITEVEKRAVRESATSAGAREVYLIEEPMAAAIGAGLPITEPTGSMIVDIGGGTTEVAVLSLSGIVFSRSIRVGGDKMDEAIAQFIKRKYKLLVGERTAELIKITIGSAYPGDEIQTMEIKGRDLVSGVPKTVVITDKEIRDSLVEPLNQIVEAVQISLERTPPELASDIVDRGIVLAGGGALLRNLDMLIREETGLPVVLADDPLTAVVMGAGKALDEISLLKEVATSS; encoded by the coding sequence ATGTTGAATTCCCTCTTTAGCCTTTTTTCCAACGATTTGGCAATCGATCTCGGCACGGCGAATACGCTGATATACGTCAAGAACGAAGGCATCGTCTGCAACGAGCCGTCGGTGGTGGCGGTCCAGCACAAGAACGAGCGCGGCGGCAAGAAAGTGCTCGCGGTCGGCGCCGAGGCCAAGAAAATGCTCGGCCGGACTCCCGGAAGCATCGTCGCGATCCGGCCGTTGAAGGACGGCGTGATCGCGGATTTCGAGATCACCGAGGCGATGCTGCGCTATTTCATCCGCAAGGTTCAGAACCGCCACAGCTTCGTCCGGCCGCGCATCATCATCGGCGTGCCGTTCGGCATCACCGAAGTGGAAAAAAGAGCGGTGCGCGAGTCGGCGACGTCCGCGGGCGCACGCGAAGTTTACTTGATCGAGGAGCCGATGGCCGCGGCGATCGGCGCCGGCCTTCCGATCACCGAGCCGACCGGCAGCATGATCGTGGACATCGGCGGCGGCACCACCGAGGTCGCGGTCCTCTCTCTTTCCGGCATCGTCTTTTCCCGCTCGATCCGCGTCGGCGGCGACAAGATGGACGAGGCGATCGCCCAATTCATCAAGCGAAAATATAAATTGCTCGTGGGAGAAAGAACGGCCGAACTGATCAAGATCACCATCGGCTCGGCGTATCCCGGCGATGAGATTCAAACGATGGAGATCAAGGGACGCGACCTCGTCTCCGGCGTGCCCAAGACCGTCGTCATCACCGACAAGGAGATCCGCGATTCTCTGGTCGAGCCGCTGAACCAGATCGTCGAGGCCGTGCAGATCTCGCTCGAGCGCACGCCGCCGGAGTTGGCTTCGGATATCGTCGACCGCGGCATCGTGCTGGCCGGCGGCGGCGCGCTGCTGAGAAACCTGGACATGCTCATCCGGGAAGAAACCGGCCTGCCGGTCGTCCTGGCCGACGACCCGCTGACGGCGGTCGTGATGGGCGCAGGGAAGGCTCTCGACGAGATTTCCTTGCTAAAGGAGGTCGCCACGTCGTCCTAG
- the mreC gene encoding rod shape-determining protein MreC, which translates to MISFVRRNQVLLSAFLSVLLSLYIIAPATRGQMRADPIGPLLIALMRPFQSGIQMTVGGIKDVYFNYAALRGLGVENEKLKARIQQLETERNRLLEDEATNKRLRELMEFRAELPPGAVTASVTANSASTWFHSLLIDKGKSAGVEKGMAVVSHLGVVGQVVSVTSRNAKVLLVTDSHSGVDAIVQRSRARGIVAGSLENGPIMKYVKRSDDLQEGDRLVTSGLDGVFPKGLLVGTISKVNKKSIGLFQHVEVTLAVDPLRLEEVLVVKGGPAKAKE; encoded by the coding sequence ATGATTTCTTTCGTCCGCCGTAATCAGGTGCTCCTCAGCGCCTTTCTCTCCGTTCTGCTGTCTCTCTACATCATCGCACCCGCAACCAGGGGACAAATGAGAGCCGACCCGATCGGGCCGCTCCTGATCGCGCTGATGCGGCCTTTTCAATCGGGAATCCAGATGACGGTCGGGGGGATCAAGGACGTCTATTTCAACTACGCCGCCTTGCGCGGCCTCGGCGTCGAGAATGAAAAGCTTAAAGCGCGCATCCAGCAACTCGAGACGGAGCGCAACCGGCTTTTGGAAGATGAGGCGACCAACAAACGGCTCCGCGAGCTGATGGAATTTCGCGCGGAGTTGCCGCCGGGCGCCGTCACGGCGTCGGTTACGGCCAACAGCGCCAGCACGTGGTTCCACAGCCTGCTCATCGACAAGGGAAAGTCGGCCGGAGTGGAAAAAGGCATGGCGGTGGTTTCTCACCTGGGCGTCGTGGGGCAGGTGGTTTCAGTGACGTCGAGAAACGCCAAGGTGCTGCTGGTGACCGACTCTCACAGCGGAGTGGACGCTATCGTACAGCGAAGCCGCGCGCGCGGCATCGTTGCCGGATCGCTGGAAAACGGCCCGATCATGAAATACGTGAAGCGCAGCGACGATCTCCAGGAAGGCGATCGCCTCGTCACCTCGGGGCTCGACGGCGTTTTTCCCAAGGGCCTGTTGGTCGGGACAATTTCGAAGGTAAACAAGAAAAGCATCGGCTTGTTCCAGCACGTTGAAGTGACACTGGCGGTCGACCCTTTGCGGCTCGAAGAGGTTTTGGTGGTGAAGGGCGGACCGGCAAAGGCGAAAGAGTAA